Proteins encoded together in one Parcubacteria group bacterium window:
- a CDS encoding DUF2341 domain-containing protein encodes MPRDKKSTIYKIGSAERTFGGFFGFLREVKRNTRRFIAKKTAQWRVQKMLKSNYVHVIQKKERSKKIDHQKMITQIGQMHAYRGIAAVFAVSFLVLVIITSQYYGPQFIEAEIRVQNFMESGNIVQTGIQLLKYETRSEGDIDSKAEFDSGTYTSGNFETGESDLEAFDVADDYLTLGHFGTISPDTAQHDWWNGESWVYRKCFDIDHTTSGAEDEEEYQVYLDMDTATLVSAGKMQSDGDDIRFVDADGNVLPYYLADDMNTASTRIWLKMDNIDAGVTEEVCMYYGNATATSVSSRQDAFTYSSQERIYYVTANTAEGTVTDAASYTSNNQVSVGTYDGTLAQYARVHYPSSGTAPTFSQTTAISATDPINGEFNANGTDTLVPVSFAGTSFVYRMDLYTNAFSFISPWCNATVEVRNENNNIVTGGSFTVTQGSFYNLTTTNNAATGIANDSAVMVEVTNGCPIMGTHHSTASEASMPLIPAATEWYGVPSGNMELAAITNGTTINVYYSNNTSATYNLNRGQNVYLAVAGSEGSENAMRAVSNYPIGVNGNNDTDGAEMQTFLPVNEMGYRYYVPQAMQYFAVSTRAGISTTVNLYNNGTQCGVGVPSATSTVTPTGNYPGKVYFGSTTDGANIAAGACVVADHPIAAYYEYATQNDEHNILNEKQNRQFQYGVSQSVGVVESGSWDVEGITQQWSRRIPVTITNTSTATLTDYQVRVNVATDASALFAIAQSDGGDIRVAGGAGDGSDGIPYALEEYNGASSTGTIWAKVPTVAASTTTTFYIYSQPVLTLQTCNESEFNEGTYDETQWDGTDEWTELTSAGLTAGIGEYQSEVFDAGLLASWIDLTWISNYPTFKELPNNLGEEVDYGDGDVDMSTNLFLVHLNESSGTIDNTSGVTNDGTYNGALWSQSGRFNTSLGFDGVDDFVDFGQDLSTVIGGTGSVSFWMNTTQTGADVPWTAPGITGSEQASTGNDVFWGYITSTGRIAIQAGNTTGTQSTTVINDGTWHHVALTRNHVSGAVEVYVDGVLEGTGISETGIKTQYFNSIGRIYDSAGSHGWYRGRLDDVAFWSDIMSPTEVYDQYRRGANRLKFTVRSCNDSACSGETFVGPDGTAGTYYAEETNSTLTYPISSISNQTDNQYVQYHVDFESDDVLMSPELECVRVTYLGDPLESTGDYNAIFHTEAVKPNYYIVDSLSAVQQMVVISFRDGNDVSDGVTTRRLDEGEMVTLPYAIGVDQYDSYDVTGPLSIGFTGNATDSAIPISYAGTEFVYRVDAGTDVFSFYAPFSGASVQIQQSSTTGWTTLQTVSVGADSVITVTQDIINGRAFRIISDQPILGFHQASADNSFIMYPTALALEQDSGRYELYGVASGTLSLASSSTANVTLYRSSGTTSNITLNAAGNFVYTESGSGAQGTAYAYHIVSDAPIGATSYNDGDGTEMVVFISQKEFSEEYVLPNPAQYMSIVAKDPSVTCRVYNASGVEVTTDGTGTMNYIPPQTGGTRVDPYPNRIIIGGTDTSDGALFAEGYRMQCTQPVYAYYEHHLSATITDETSWLTWPQVRKRSSVQPIVEDPDIVSEQGLYYPSGRTGTDFEAYAEYTFDTSAMMYGEHTYWRDVIWEEVINSRSAENSVDQLDVEVAYADPTPNCNSATYSAYASPTVTTLATATDTSLPYVTYTTNTQRIMLPDAFSDHSCVRVRTYLRTGDQAYAPRVNQLTVGYYIPTLLEDQLNNPTIDVAGATSGSDERYRVVKAITSDPNLVNSRAFMTYNGTSNAGVFTQADTDLFENPTLTINPQFAFPPFPGSVPVEAATDSPFDASNDVSMYFTHERTSGGIETMDYVFTVDITGVGGPRITRDLQLEISGI; translated from the coding sequence ATGCCCCGCGATAAAAAATCAACCATATATAAAATAGGATCTGCCGAACGTACGTTCGGGGGCTTTTTTGGTTTTTTGCGAGAGGTTAAGCGAAATACTCGTCGATTTATTGCAAAAAAGACGGCACAATGGCGTGTGCAAAAAATGTTGAAGAGTAATTACGTCCATGTAATACAAAAAAAAGAGAGGTCAAAAAAGATTGATCATCAAAAAATGATCACACAGATCGGGCAGATGCATGCGTATCGTGGTATTGCTGCGGTTTTTGCCGTAAGTTTTCTTGTTCTTGTGATCATCACATCACAGTACTATGGACCACAATTTATTGAGGCAGAAATTCGCGTTCAGAATTTTATGGAGAGCGGGAACATCGTTCAAACAGGAATTCAACTTTTAAAATATGAAACGCGGTCAGAAGGAGATATTGATTCCAAGGCGGAGTTTGATAGTGGTACATATACAAGTGGCAATTTTGAAACCGGCGAGAGTGATCTTGAGGCTTTTGATGTGGCGGATGATTATTTGACATTGGGACATTTTGGTACAATTTCACCGGATACGGCACAGCATGATTGGTGGAATGGGGAATCATGGGTATATCGCAAGTGTTTTGATATTGATCATACTACTTCTGGTGCAGAGGACGAGGAAGAATATCAAGTATATCTTGACATGGATACGGCAACGCTTGTTTCAGCGGGTAAAATGCAGTCTGACGGAGATGATATTCGCTTTGTGGATGCAGACGGCAATGTTTTGCCATATTATCTTGCTGATGACATGAACACGGCATCAACGCGCATTTGGCTTAAAATGGACAATATTGATGCGGGAGTAACAGAGGAAGTATGTATGTATTATGGGAATGCAACAGCAACAAGTGTATCATCGCGTCAAGATGCATTCACGTACAGTTCTCAAGAAAGGATCTATTATGTAACAGCTAATACAGCAGAAGGAACTGTGACGGATGCCGCAAGTTATACGAGTAACAATCAAGTATCTGTCGGTACATATGATGGTACGCTTGCGCAATATGCGCGCGTGCATTATCCAAGTAGCGGGACTGCACCGACATTTTCACAAACCACGGCGATCAGTGCAACAGATCCGATCAATGGAGAATTCAATGCCAATGGTACGGATACGTTGGTGCCGGTGTCTTTTGCGGGGACGAGTTTTGTCTATCGTATGGATCTCTACACCAATGCATTTTCATTTATTTCGCCGTGGTGCAATGCAACCGTGGAGGTGCGCAATGAAAATAATAATATCGTCACAGGCGGATCGTTTACGGTGACGCAGGGGAGTTTTTATAATCTCACCACAACGAACAATGCGGCAACCGGTATTGCAAATGACAGTGCAGTGATGGTGGAAGTAACAAACGGATGTCCAATCATGGGAACACATCACTCAACCGCAAGTGAGGCAAGTATGCCACTGATCCCTGCGGCGACGGAATGGTATGGTGTCCCATCCGGTAATATGGAGCTTGCAGCAATCACAAATGGTACGACAATCAACGTTTATTATAGCAATAATACTTCAGCCACATATAATTTGAATCGTGGACAAAATGTATATCTTGCCGTTGCAGGGTCGGAGGGCTCTGAAAACGCCATGCGCGCGGTATCAAATTATCCGATCGGTGTAAACGGCAACAATGACACGGATGGTGCGGAAATGCAGACATTTCTCCCAGTTAACGAGATGGGATATCGTTATTATGTGCCACAGGCGATGCAATATTTTGCTGTTTCGACGCGTGCTGGTATCTCAACAACAGTAAATCTCTACAACAATGGAACGCAGTGTGGTGTAGGTGTGCCAAGTGCGACATCCACAGTTACGCCAACGGGTAATTATCCAGGCAAGGTGTATTTTGGGTCGACAACTGATGGCGCAAATATTGCTGCTGGTGCATGCGTGGTCGCTGATCATCCGATTGCGGCATATTATGAATACGCGACACAAAATGATGAGCACAATATTCTCAATGAAAAACAAAACAGACAATTTCAATACGGTGTGTCGCAGAGCGTTGGTGTAGTGGAATCCGGTAGTTGGGATGTGGAGGGCATTACACAACAATGGTCACGACGTATTCCTGTGACGATCACAAATACGTCTACCGCTACACTCACTGATTATCAAGTGCGCGTTAATGTCGCAACGGATGCATCTGCGCTTTTTGCTATTGCACAATCTGATGGTGGCGATATTCGTGTTGCTGGTGGCGCAGGAGATGGGAGTGATGGTATCCCATATGCACTGGAAGAATATAATGGGGCCAGCTCTACGGGTACAATCTGGGCAAAGGTGCCAACGGTTGCCGCCAGTACGACAACAACATTTTATATTTATTCTCAGCCAGTTTTGACTCTGCAGACATGTAACGAATCGGAATTTAACGAAGGTACATATGACGAAACGCAGTGGGACGGCACTGATGAGTGGACGGAGCTGACAAGCGCAGGCCTTACGGCGGGTATAGGAGAATACCAATCAGAAGTTTTTGATGCGGGGTTACTTGCTTCATGGATCGATCTTACATGGATTTCCAATTACCCGACATTTAAGGAATTGCCAAACAATCTCGGGGAAGAAGTGGATTATGGCGATGGAGATGTGGATATGAGTACAAATCTATTTCTCGTGCATCTCAATGAAAGCAGCGGCACGATCGACAATACGTCTGGCGTAACGAATGATGGGACATATAATGGGGCGCTATGGAGTCAATCTGGGAGATTTAATACGTCCCTTGGCTTTGACGGCGTGGATGATTTTGTGGATTTTGGACAGGATCTCAGCACGGTGATCGGTGGCACGGGAAGCGTGAGTTTTTGGATGAATACAACGCAAACCGGTGCAGATGTGCCATGGACTGCGCCAGGCATAACGGGTTCCGAGCAAGCGAGTACGGGTAACGATGTTTTTTGGGGATACATTACTTCGACAGGTCGTATCGCGATTCAAGCGGGAAACACGACAGGCACACAGAGCACGACAGTGATCAATGATGGCACATGGCATCATGTGGCTTTAACGCGCAATCATGTAAGTGGCGCTGTGGAGGTATATGTGGATGGTGTATTGGAAGGGACCGGTATATCGGAAACAGGGATCAAAACGCAGTATTTCAATAGTATCGGTCGTATTTATGATTCCGCCGGTTCACACGGATGGTATCGGGGTCGTCTTGACGATGTGGCTTTTTGGAGTGATATCATGAGTCCGACAGAGGTTTATGATCAATATCGTCGTGGTGCGAATCGTCTCAAGTTCACGGTGCGAAGTTGTAATGATAGTGCATGTAGCGGAGAGACATTTGTCGGTCCGGATGGTACCGCAGGTACGTATTATGCAGAAGAAACAAATAGCACGCTTACATATCCGATCTCATCGATCAGTAATCAAACGGATAATCAATACGTCCAATATCATGTGGATTTTGAATCAGATGATGTGTTGATGAGTCCGGAGCTTGAGTGCGTGCGTGTCACATATTTGGGCGATCCGCTTGAATCGACAGGCGATTATAATGCGATTTTCCACACAGAAGCCGTAAAGCCAAATTATTATATCGTAGATTCACTTAGTGCTGTGCAACAAATGGTGGTGATCTCATTTCGTGATGGTAATGATGTCAGTGATGGTGTGACAACGCGACGCTTGGACGAAGGAGAAATGGTGACATTGCCGTATGCTATTGGCGTGGATCAATATGACTCATATGACGTGACAGGACCGCTTTCGATAGGATTTACCGGCAATGCCACAGATTCTGCAATTCCAATATCGTATGCTGGTACGGAATTTGTTTATCGTGTGGATGCGGGCACGGATGTGTTTAGTTTCTACGCGCCGTTTTCTGGTGCGAGCGTGCAGATCCAGCAAAGCAGTACAACCGGATGGACGACATTACAAACCGTATCGGTGGGTGCGGATTCTGTGATTACCGTCACGCAAGATATTATCAATGGGCGGGCATTTCGCATTATTTCTGATCAACCAATCTTGGGATTTCATCAAGCGTCTGCGGATAATTCATTTATCATGTATCCGACTGCGCTTGCCTTGGAGCAGGATTCCGGGCGATATGAATTGTATGGTGTGGCAAGCGGTACATTGAGTCTTGCATCGAGTAGTACAGCAAATGTGACGTTGTATCGTAGCAGCGGCACGACATCCAATATTACATTGAATGCAGCGGGAAATTTTGTGTATACAGAATCCGGTAGTGGTGCGCAAGGAACGGCATATGCATATCATATTGTCTCCGATGCGCCAATCGGTGCAACAAGTTATAATGATGGCGATGGGACGGAGATGGTTGTTTTCATCTCGCAAAAAGAATTCAGTGAAGAATATGTACTACCAAACCCCGCACAATATATGAGTATTGTCGCCAAAGATCCGTCAGTGACGTGTCGTGTGTACAATGCGTCCGGTGTAGAAGTGACAACTGATGGTACGGGAACGATGAATTACATTCCACCGCAAACAGGTGGTACACGCGTTGACCCATACCCAAACAGAATTATCATCGGTGGCACGGATACGTCAGATGGTGCACTTTTTGCCGAAGGATATCGCATGCAGTGTACACAGCCGGTGTATGCATATTACGAACATCATCTGAGCGCGACGATCACCGATGAAACAAGCTGGCTCACATGGCCACAGGTGCGTAAGCGTTCCAGCGTTCAGCCAATTGTAGAAGATCCTGATATCGTGAGCGAGCAAGGACTGTATTATCCATCCGGTCGCACCGGCACAGATTTTGAAGCATATGCAGAATATACTTTTGATACAAGTGCAATGATGTACGGTGAGCATACGTACTGGCGTGATGTGATTTGGGAAGAGGTCATCAATTCGCGCAGTGCAGAAAACAGCGTCGATCAGCTCGATGTAGAAGTGGCTTATGCAGATCCGACACCAAATTGTAACAGTGCAACATATAGTGCATATGCATCTCCCACAGTCACTACTCTGGCAACAGCCACAGATACGTCATTGCCATATGTGACATATACGACCAACACACAGCGCATAATGCTTCCCGATGCATTCAGCGATCACAGCTGTGTGCGTGTGCGGACATATTTACGCACAGGTGATCAAGCGTACGCACCGCGGGTCAATCAACTCACTGTCGGTTATTATATCCCGACACTTCTCGAAGATCAGCTAAATAATCCGACAATTGATGTTGCGGGAGCGACAAGTGGATCTGATGAGCGCTATCGTGTTGTCAAAGCGATCACATCGGATCCAAATCTTGTAAACTCGCGCGCATTTATGACATATAATGGTACGTCAAATGCCGGTGTATTCACGCAGGCGGATACGGACTTGTTTGAAAATCCGACACTCACGATCAATCCGCAATTTGCATTTCCGCCGTTCCCGGGTTCAGTGCCGGTAGAGGCGGCTACAGATTCGCCGTTTGACGCGAGTAATGATGTAAGTATGTATTTTACACACGAACGCACATCGGGAGGCATTGAAACGATGGATTATGTTTTTACTGTGGATATTACTGGTGTAGGAGGTCCGCGTATTACGCGTGATCTGCAATTGGAGATCAGCGGAATATAA
- a CDS encoding MBL fold metallo-hydrolase has translation MHITYHGLSCFKIIAKTAGRGSEDVTIVFAPYNKSFGLRPPQGNADIILIPHDSPMFNNADALRGAPLVIDRPGEFAVKGINIIGKDAPADPRNGELRGNTVVFMLDIEDCTIAYLGALGADLSPTVLNMIAGADILFLPIGDKEGIDGKTAEVLARKIEAKIIIPMQYHIKGVSAPSLRNEEDFCSQIGNCPRKKEDKLIIKKADLENKAMEIILLQAI, from the coding sequence ATGCACATCACATATCACGGACTTTCTTGTTTTAAGATCATTGCAAAAACTGCAGGACGTGGCAGTGAAGACGTCACCATTGTCTTCGCGCCCTATAACAAAAGCTTCGGACTCCGTCCGCCACAGGGTAATGCGGACATTATACTCATTCCCCACGACAGTCCTATGTTCAATAATGCCGATGCTCTCCGTGGCGCACCTCTTGTAATCGATCGACCCGGCGAATTTGCAGTCAAAGGCATAAACATCATCGGTAAGGATGCTCCCGCGGATCCGCGCAACGGCGAACTGCGAGGAAACACCGTTGTGTTCATGCTCGACATTGAGGACTGCACAATTGCATATCTCGGCGCACTTGGTGCAGATCTTTCTCCAACCGTTCTCAATATGATCGCAGGAGCCGACATTCTCTTTCTTCCTATCGGGGACAAGGAAGGTATCGATGGAAAAACAGCAGAAGTGCTCGCACGCAAGATCGAAGCAAAGATCATTATCCCTATGCAATACCACATCAAAGGTGTTTCGGCACCATCACTGCGCAACGAGGAAGATTTTTGCTCACAGATCGGCAATTGCCCACGCAAAAAAGAAGACAAACTCATTATAAAAAAAGCTGATTTGGAAAACAAGGCGATGGAAATCATCCTATTGCAAGCCATATAA
- the gyrA gene encoding DNA gyrase subunit A, producing MTQEIQKQPQHQVTPQPIVEEMQKSYLEYAMSVIIARALPDVRDGLKPVHRRILYSMWKTGLKPSAKFRKSATVVGEVLGKYHPHGDSAVYDTMVRMAQDFSLRYPLIWGQGNFGSMDGDSAAAYRYTEAKLMPIAEEMLFDIEKNTVDFRPNFDGVHKEPTVLPAKLPQLLLNGTMGIAVGMATNIPPHNLRELTGAIVHLIDQPKADVDDLLQFVTGPDFPTGGMIYNQKDIREAYATGHGKITMRAKADIIESKNGQFSIIVTEITYLTNKSTLIEKIASLVKDKKLIGIKALRDESSNKDGVRIVMDLKKDAYPQKVLNRLYTLTDLQKNFNVNMLALVDGIEPRILNLKEILEYYILHRREVIIRRTQYDLDKARERAHILEGLSKALDHIDAVIETIRKSQTRETAHENLRKRFKFSDVQATAILEMRLQTLAGLERKKIEDELKEKIRLIKQLEAIIKSDKLQKNLVKDELIALTEKFGDARKTKVFKSAVGEFKQEDLVPNEEAIITITTDGYVKRMNPSVYRVQKRGGKGVIGATTKEDTSVIHMLSVMTHDNLFFFTNTGKVFQTKAYEIPESARTAKGNAIVNFLQLSQSEEVTEIIPFNSDDQYKFLFMATSNGVVKKVKITDFDNVRRSGLIAINLEAGDKLHWVKPTTGTDNVILSTAHGQAVHFRENNVRAMGRNASGVRGIKLKKDDYVVGMDVMFAKQKGDELFIITANGFGKKTKISQYKLQRRGGSGIKTAKITPKTGLIVSARVVSADDNDSDVIITSANGQIIRTPLKHISTLSRATQGVRIMKPKPGDTISAATIL from the coding sequence ATGACACAAGAAATTCAGAAACAACCACAACATCAGGTCACCCCCCAACCGATCGTCGAAGAAATGCAAAAATCCTATCTCGAGTACGCCATGAGCGTGATCATCGCACGCGCGCTTCCCGATGTGCGTGACGGTCTCAAACCTGTACATCGCCGCATCCTTTATTCCATGTGGAAAACAGGTCTCAAGCCAAGTGCGAAGTTCCGCAAGAGCGCAACAGTGGTAGGTGAAGTGCTCGGTAAATATCACCCACATGGTGACAGTGCGGTTTATGACACGATGGTGCGTATGGCACAGGATTTTTCTCTCCGTTACCCGCTCATTTGGGGTCAAGGAAACTTTGGATCAATGGATGGGGACAGCGCAGCGGCATATCGTTATACAGAAGCGAAACTTATGCCCATCGCTGAGGAAATGCTTTTTGATATTGAAAAAAATACCGTTGATTTTCGTCCAAACTTCGATGGCGTACACAAAGAACCGACAGTTCTCCCCGCCAAACTTCCACAACTTCTCTTAAACGGCACAATGGGTATCGCCGTTGGCATGGCAACAAACATCCCACCACACAATCTCCGCGAGCTCACCGGCGCAATTGTCCACCTCATCGACCAGCCAAAAGCAGACGTTGATGATCTATTGCAGTTTGTCACAGGTCCGGATTTCCCTACCGGAGGTATGATCTATAATCAAAAAGACATCCGCGAAGCCTATGCAACCGGCCATGGCAAAATCACAATGCGTGCAAAAGCGGATATCATTGAAAGCAAGAATGGCCAATTCTCCATTATTGTCACAGAAATCACCTACCTCACAAACAAGTCCACACTGATTGAAAAAATTGCTTCTCTGGTAAAAGATAAAAAACTCATCGGCATCAAGGCGCTTCGTGATGAATCATCAAATAAAGATGGCGTGCGTATTGTCATGGACCTCAAAAAAGATGCCTATCCGCAAAAAGTGCTCAATCGCCTCTACACACTGACGGATCTCCAAAAGAACTTTAACGTCAATATGCTTGCGCTTGTCGATGGTATCGAACCGCGCATTTTGAACCTCAAGGAGATCTTGGAATATTATATCTTACATCGTCGCGAAGTGATCATCAGACGCACACAATATGATCTCGACAAAGCGCGCGAACGTGCACATATTCTCGAAGGTTTGTCCAAGGCTCTAGATCATATTGATGCCGTCATTGAAACGATCAGAAAATCACAAACACGTGAAACGGCACACGAAAACCTCCGCAAACGATTTAAATTCTCTGATGTGCAAGCAACGGCAATCCTGGAAATGCGCCTGCAGACACTTGCCGGATTGGAACGCAAAAAAATCGAGGATGAACTCAAAGAAAAGATCCGCCTTATCAAGCAATTGGAAGCGATCATCAAAAGCGATAAGCTGCAAAAAAATCTCGTCAAAGATGAACTCATTGCACTTACAGAAAAATTTGGTGATGCTCGCAAAACCAAAGTGTTCAAATCCGCCGTCGGCGAATTCAAACAAGAAGACCTCGTGCCAAATGAAGAAGCAATCATTACGATTACCACAGACGGCTATGTCAAACGCATGAATCCTTCCGTCTATCGCGTCCAAAAACGTGGTGGCAAAGGCGTGATCGGCGCAACGACGAAAGAAGATACGAGTGTGATCCACATGCTTTCTGTCATGACACATGACAATCTCTTCTTCTTTACCAATACAGGCAAAGTTTTCCAAACAAAAGCATATGAAATTCCCGAATCCGCTCGCACCGCCAAAGGCAATGCGATCGTCAATTTCCTCCAACTGTCACAAAGTGAAGAGGTGACAGAAATCATTCCATTCAACAGTGACGATCAGTACAAATTTCTCTTCATGGCGACAAGCAACGGTGTGGTCAAAAAAGTAAAAATTACAGATTTTGACAATGTGCGTCGATCAGGACTTATTGCGATCAACCTTGAAGCTGGTGATAAGCTTCACTGGGTCAAGCCAACCACCGGCACAGACAACGTCATCCTTTCCACAGCACACGGCCAAGCAGTACACTTCCGCGAAAACAACGTGCGTGCGATGGGACGTAACGCTTCCGGCGTACGTGGCATCAAACTCAAAAAGGATGACTACGTGGTCGGCATGGATGTCATGTTTGCCAAGCAAAAAGGTGACGAACTCTTCATCATCACAGCAAACGGCTTTGGCAAAAAAACCAAGATCTCTCAGTACAAACTCCAGCGTCGTGGCGGATCCGGCATCAAAACTGCCAAGATCACACCAAAGACCGGACTTATCGTCAGTGCACGCGTTGTGAGCGCAGATGACAATGACAGCGATGTGATCATCACAAGTGCAAACGGTCAGATCATCCGCACACCGCTCAAACACATCTCTACACTCTCACGCGCGACACAAGGCGTGCGCATCATGAAACCAAAGCCAGGCGACACGATCAGCGCCGCAACGATCTTGTAA
- a CDS encoding HIT family protein has protein sequence MQCPFCDPKTIEEQLLYENKNIFVIYNIRPANKGQCVVVPKRHVTNIRALTKDELIDIISAVQLVSQKYNDYLQPEGCNYGFNEGKYAGQTVEHFHFHIMPRVKGDKERLPEYHLFHRDPKTKRNLSHEELQPSIDEMKKLFI, from the coding sequence ATGCAGTGTCCGTTTTGTGATCCAAAAACAATAGAAGAGCAGCTGTTATATGAAAATAAAAATATTTTTGTGATCTATAATATTCGCCCCGCAAACAAAGGTCAGTGTGTCGTTGTTCCAAAGCGACATGTGACAAATATTCGCGCACTGACAAAAGATGAACTGATCGACATAATTTCTGCCGTCCAATTGGTTTCGCAAAAGTACAATGACTATTTGCAGCCGGAGGGATGTAATTATGGATTCAATGAGGGTAAATATGCCGGACAAACGGTTGAGCATTTTCATTTTCATATAATGCCTCGCGTGAAGGGAGATAAAGAGCGGTTACCGGAATATCATTTGTTCCACAGAGATCCCAAAACCAAGCGTAATTTATCACATGAAGAATTGCAACCATCTATAGATGAAATGAAAAAATTGTTTATATAA